Proteins encoded together in one Quercus lobata isolate SW786 chromosome 3, ValleyOak3.0 Primary Assembly, whole genome shotgun sequence window:
- the LOC115982677 gene encoding uncharacterized protein LOC115982677 isoform X1, protein MASAFATSFFFFLLFNLASLHHDVLARDVVEIEEGYTVTTVIDGHKLGINPRSILPKPGSSDLLLLDSVSSIVYTLSFPTSKESKVKVNRLAGASDRNGGYADGELDSARFNKPRSFAVDLKGNVYVADKTNHAIRKISNTGVKTIAGGYSKNPGHQDGPAKNASFSDDFEISFVPEKCALLISDHGNQLVRQISLKAEDCVRGSQFALGAVSIWVLGLGLSCLLGLIVGIAVQPYIFRRKGFSPLCFKTWMHCLIRLGKQVLILCFDIRSAVARSSYFTLLRRLFWLSLSHLSHMFRIYKVKSPISCKEYVSLIDCDDLSSCKLTKSEMYADQLKDLMTIDGGLDLLNMAEKIVNHSDDDKEGSDDTLTDSHGDVDAMIQANIMGFAEPAKEQWRGF, encoded by the exons ATGGCCTCTGCGTTCGctacctccttcttcttcttcctcctcttcaaCCTCGCTTCACTTCATCATGACG ttttagccaGGGACGTAGTGGAAATCGAAGAAGGTTACACAGTAACCACAGTAATCGACGGCCACAAGCTTGGCATCAACCCACGCTCGATCCTCCCTAAACCTGGATCGTCCGATCTCCTACTCCTTGATTCCGTCAGTAGTATCGTCTACACTCTATCTTTTCCCACATCCAAAG AGAGTAAGGTGAAAGTGAACCGGTTAGCTGGAGCTAGTGATAGAAATGGCGGGTATGCAGATGGGGAATTGGATTCGGCTCGGTTCAATAAGCCTCGGAGCTTTGCTGTTGATCTAAAAGGAAATGTTTATGTTGCTGATAAGACTAACCATGCCATTCGAAAGATTAGCAATACAG GTGTGAAGACGATTGCTGGAGGATACTCAAAGAATCCAGGCCATCAAGATGGACCTGCAAAGAATGCGTCATTCTCAGATGATTTTGAGATATCTTTTGTTCCTGAAAAATGTGCCTTACTGATTTCAGATCATGGGAATCAATTGGTCCGCCAGATTAGTCTCAAGGCTGAGGATTGTGTCAGGGGTTCTCAATTTG CATTGGGAGCAGTTTCAATTTGGGTTCTGGGACTGGGACTCTCATGTTTACTTGGCTTGATTGTGGGGATTGCAGTTCAGCCTTATATCTTTCGTCGT AAAGGCTTCAGCCCCCTGTGTTTCAAGACATGGATGCATTGCCTAATCCGTCTGGGGAAGCAAGTACTGATACTCTGCTTCGACATCAGAAGCGCAGTTGCTAGATCCTCGTATTTCACACTCTTGAGGAGACTCTTTTGGTTGAGCCTCTCTCATCTTTCTCATATGTTTAGAatttacaaagtaaaatctccTATTTCGTGTAAGGAATATGTATCTTTGATAGATTGTGATGACTTAAGTAGTTGTAAATTAACAAAGTCAGAGATGTATGCTGATCAGTTGAAGGATCTGATGACTATTGATGGAGGCCTGGATTTGTTAAACATGGCTGAAAAAATTGTCAACCACAGTGATGATGATAAGGAGGGAAGTGATGACACTTTGACTGACAGTCATGGAGACGTAGATGCTATGATACAGGCTAATATCATGGGTTTTGCTGAGCCGGCTAAAGAACAATGGAGGGGTTTTTGA
- the LOC115982677 gene encoding uncharacterized protein LOC115982677 isoform X2, translated as MASAFATSFFFFLLFNLASLHHDVLARDVVEIEEGYTVTTVIDGHKLGINPRSILPKPGSSDLLLLDSVSSIVYTLSFPTSKESKVKVNRLAGASDRNGGYADGELDSARFNKPRSFAVDLKGNVYVADKTNHAIRKISNTGVKTIAGGYSKNPGHQDGPAKNASFSDDFEISFVPEKCALLISDHGNQLVRQISLKAEDCVRGSQFALGAVSIWVLGLGLSCLLGLIVGIAVQPYIFRRTERLQPPVFQDMDALPNPSGEASTDTLLRHQKRSC; from the exons ATGGCCTCTGCGTTCGctacctccttcttcttcttcctcctcttcaaCCTCGCTTCACTTCATCATGACG ttttagccaGGGACGTAGTGGAAATCGAAGAAGGTTACACAGTAACCACAGTAATCGACGGCCACAAGCTTGGCATCAACCCACGCTCGATCCTCCCTAAACCTGGATCGTCCGATCTCCTACTCCTTGATTCCGTCAGTAGTATCGTCTACACTCTATCTTTTCCCACATCCAAAG AGAGTAAGGTGAAAGTGAACCGGTTAGCTGGAGCTAGTGATAGAAATGGCGGGTATGCAGATGGGGAATTGGATTCGGCTCGGTTCAATAAGCCTCGGAGCTTTGCTGTTGATCTAAAAGGAAATGTTTATGTTGCTGATAAGACTAACCATGCCATTCGAAAGATTAGCAATACAG GTGTGAAGACGATTGCTGGAGGATACTCAAAGAATCCAGGCCATCAAGATGGACCTGCAAAGAATGCGTCATTCTCAGATGATTTTGAGATATCTTTTGTTCCTGAAAAATGTGCCTTACTGATTTCAGATCATGGGAATCAATTGGTCCGCCAGATTAGTCTCAAGGCTGAGGATTGTGTCAGGGGTTCTCAATTTG CATTGGGAGCAGTTTCAATTTGGGTTCTGGGACTGGGACTCTCATGTTTACTTGGCTTGATTGTGGGGATTGCAGTTCAGCCTTATATCTTTCGTCGT ACAGAAAGGCTTCAGCCCCCTGTGTTTCAAGACATGGATGCATTGCCTAATCCGTCTGGGGAAGCAAGTACTGATACTCTGCTTCGACATCAGAAGCGCAGTTGCTAG